One genomic window of Salvelinus alpinus chromosome 9, SLU_Salpinus.1, whole genome shotgun sequence includes the following:
- the LOC139584608 gene encoding gastricsin-like, with translation MKYLVIVLVCAVLAEGIHRIPLVKHKSIRERMMEKGEHLPYQDPALKYFPDEFAGSATMYINNYADTTYYGAITIGTPPQSFQVLFDTGSANLWVDSVLCNTQACNTHTKFNPQQSSTYSANGETFYLPYGAGSLSGVFGYDTVNVGGIILTNQEIGLSTDEPGQNFVVAQFDGILGLSYPSISAGQETPVMDNMMSQNLLQANIFAFYMTRDGQQGSELSFGEVDNTKYQGQIYWTPVTSQTYWQIGIQGFQINGQETGWCGQGCQAIVDTGTSMLTAPRQIMGTLMQSIGAQQDQYGQYTVNCNQINSLPTLTFTINGINFPLPPSAYIQQNNQVCSVGITPTYLPSQNGQPLWILGDVFLMQYYSVYDRTSNQVGFATAA, from the exons ATGAAGTATCTCGTTATTGTGCTGGTATGTGCTGTGCTCGCTGAGGGAATCCACAG GATCCCTCTGGTGAAGCATAAGTCAATTCGTGAGAGAATGATGGAGAAGGGAGAACACCTGCCCTACCAAGACCCCGCTCTCAAATACTTTCCTGACGAGTTCGCTGGCTCCGCCACCATGTACATCAACAACTACGCCGAC ACCACCTACTATGGAGCCATCACCATCGGTACTCCCCCCCAGTCCTTCCAGGTGTTGTTTGACACTGGCTCTGCCAACCTGTGGGTTGACTCTGTACTCTGCAACACTCAGGCCTGCA ACACCCACACAAAGTTCAACCCCCAGCAGTCGTCCACCTACTCAGCTAATGGGGAAACTTTCTACCTGCCCTACGGAGCTGGCAGTCTCAGTGGAGTCTTCGGATACGACACCGTCAAC GTCGGTGGTATTATCCTCACCAACCAGGAGATTGGTCTGAGCACTGACGAGCCAGGTCAGAATTTTGTTGTGGCCCAGTTTGATGGTATCCTTGGCCTGTCCTACCCTTCCATCTCAGCAGGACAAGAGACTCCCGTCATGGACAACATGATGTCTCAGAACCTTCTGCAGGCTAACATATTTGCATTCTACATGACCAG GGACGGCCAGCAGGGCAGTGAGCTGTCGTTTGGAGAAGTGGACAACACCAAGTATCAGGGTCAGATCTACTGGACCCCCGTCACCTCCCAGACATACTGGCAAATCGGCATCCAAGG GTTCCAGATCAACGGTCAGGAGACAGGGTGGTGTGGGCAGGGCTGCCAGGCCATCGTAGATACAGGCACCTCCATGCTGACTGCACCCAGACAGATCATGGGAACCCTGATGCAGTCCATTGGAGCCCAGCAGGACCAGTACGGACAG TACACAGTGAACTGTAACCAGATCAACAGCCTGCCTACTCTCACCTTCACCATCAATGGAATCAACTTCCCCCTGCCGCCATCTGCATACAtccagcag AACAACCAGGTCTGCTCCGTGGGGATCACCCCCACCTACCTGCCGTCCCAGAACGGACAGCCCCTGTGGATTTTGGGAGATGTTTTCCTCATGCAGTACTACTCCGTCTACGACCGCACAAGCAACCAAGTGGGCTTTGCCACCGCAGCCTAA